One region of Peromyscus eremicus chromosome 4, PerEre_H2_v1, whole genome shotgun sequence genomic DNA includes:
- the Ythdf1 gene encoding YTH domain-containing family protein 1, whose translation MSATSVDPQRTKGQDNKVQNGSLHQKDTVHDNDFEPYLSGQSNPSNSYPSMSDPYLSSYYPPSIGFPYSLSEAPWSTAGDPPIPYLTTYGQLSNGDHHFMHDAVFGQPGGLGNNIYQHRFNFFPENPAFSAWGTSGSQGQQTQSSAYGSSYTYPPSSLGGTVVDGQTGFHSDTLNKAPGMNSLEQGMVGLKIGDVTTSAVKTVGSVVNSVALTGVLSGNGGTNVNMPVSKPTSWAAIASKPAKPQPKMKTKSGPIVGGALPPPPIKHNMDIGTWDNKGPVPKASAPQQTPSPQAAPQPQQVAQPLPVQPPPLVQPQYQSPQQPLQPRWVAPRNRNAAFGQSGVANNDSNSVGNTQPTSAPSVESHPVLEKLKAAHSYNPKEFDWNLKSGRVFIIKSYSEDDIHRSIKYSIWCSTEHGNKRLDGAFRSMSSKGPVYLLFSVNGSGHFCGVAEMKSPVDYGTSAGVWSQDKWKGKFDVKWIFVKDVPNNQLRHIRLENNDNKPVTNSRDTQEVPLEKAKQVLKIIASYKHTTSIFDDFSHYEKRQEEEEVVRKERQNRNKQ comes from the exons agtAACAGTTACCCCTCGATGAGTGATCCTTACCTGTCCAGCTACTATCCACCATCCATTGGATTTCCTTACTCCCTCAGTGAGGCACCATGGTCCACTGCAGGGGACCCTCCCATCCCATATCTCACTACCTATGGACAACTTAGTAATGGAGACCATCACTTCATGCATGATGCTGTTTTTGGGCAGCCTGGGGGTCTGGGGAACAACATTTACCAACAcagatttaattttttccctGAAAACCCTGCATTCTCAGCATGGGGAACAAGTGGTTCTCAGGGGCAGCAGACTCAGAGCTCAGCCTATGGGAGCAGTTACACCTACCCACCAAGCTCCCTTGGTGGCACAGTTGTTGATGGGCAGACAGGTTTTCACAGTGATACCCTCAACAAGGCCCCTGGGATGAACAGTCTGGAACAGGGCATGGTTGGCCTGAAGATTGGGGATGTTACCACCTCTGCAGTTAAGACAGTGGGTTCAGTTGTCAACAGTGTGGCACTGACTGGTGTCCTTTCTGGCAATGGTGGGACAAATGTAAACATGCCAGTTTCAAAACCAACTTCATGGGCAGCCATTGCCAGCAAGCCTGCAAAACCACAGCCTAAGATGAAAACAAAGAGTGGGCCAATAGTGGGGGGTGCATTGCCGCCTCCACCTATAAAACATAACATGGACATTGGTACTTGGGATAATAAGGGCCCTGTTCCAAAGGCCTCGGCCCCCCAGCAAACACCATCCCCCCAGGCTGCCCCACAGCCCCAGCAGGTAGCTCAACCTCTCCCTGTTCAGCCCCCACCCTTGGTCCAGCCACAGTATCAGAGCCCTCAGCAGCCACTTCAACCCCGCTGGGTGGCTCCTCGAAATAGAAATGCAGCATTTGGGCAGAGTGGAGTGGCCAACAATGACAGTAACTCTGTTGGAAACACCCAGCCTACTTCTGCCCCAAGTGTAGAATCCCACCCTGTCCTGGAGAAACTGAAAGCTGCCCACAGCTATAACCCTAAAGAGTTCGACTGGAATCTTAAGAGTGGGCGGGTGTTCATCATCAAGAGCTATTCTGAGGACGACATCCACCGCTCCATCAAGTACTCCATCTGGTGTAGCACTGAACATGGCAACAAGCGCCTGGATGGCGCCTTCCGCTCCATGAGCAGCAAGGGGCCTGTTTACCTGCTCTTCAGTGTCAATGGGAGTGGACATTTCTGTGGGGTAGCAGAGATGAAGTCCCCTGTGGACTACGGCACCAGTGCTGGAGTCTGGTCCCAGGACAAATGGAAGGGGAAGTTTGATGTGAAGTGGATTTTTGTCAAGGATGTACCCAATAACCAACTGCGGCACATCAGACTTGAGAATAATGACAACAAACCTGTCACAAACTCCCGTGATACACAGGAGGTACCcttagaaaaagcaaaacaagtgcTGAAAATTATTGCTTCCTATAAGCACACAACCTCCATTTTTGACGACTTTTCTCATTATGAGAAGcgccaggaggaagaggaggtggtgcGCAAG GAAAGGCAGAATCGAAACAAACAATAA